One Streptomyces sp. L2 genomic window carries:
- a CDS encoding ABC transporter permease: MIRFPLARYALRVASLAAALGLWQLLTGLDVDLWLRFSQFPTVTDVARAFGDRLSGADYWTDLTDSLTRILTGFGLAAALGVTTGVLVARSRLAEDLLGPVLEVVRPIPAIALVPVAILLFPSNEQGIVFITCTAAFFPVLVSTRHAVRALAPVWEEAVRTLGGGRMRILASVVLPGALPGIFGGLSVGIGVSWICVISAEMISGQYGVGYRTWQDYTVVNYPGVFVGMVTIGVLGWVTSTAVELLGRRLTRWLPRTSYVPGGRARAPRPATVEPASHGKPQYQAKTEHERQNDAEEAHDEHLV; this comes from the coding sequence ATGATCCGGTTCCCCCTGGCCCGATATGCCCTGCGCGTGGCGTCGCTGGCCGCCGCGCTCGGCCTGTGGCAGTTGCTGACCGGTCTGGACGTCGACCTGTGGCTGCGGTTCTCGCAGTTCCCGACGGTCACCGACGTGGCTCGCGCCTTCGGCGACCGGCTCTCCGGCGCCGACTACTGGACCGACCTCACCGACAGCCTGACCCGCATCCTCACCGGCTTCGGGCTGGCCGCAGCCCTGGGCGTGACGACGGGCGTGCTCGTGGCACGTTCGCGCCTCGCCGAGGACCTTCTCGGCCCCGTCCTGGAGGTCGTCCGCCCGATACCCGCCATCGCGCTCGTCCCCGTCGCGATCCTGCTCTTCCCCTCCAACGAGCAAGGCATCGTCTTCATCACGTGCACCGCCGCCTTCTTCCCCGTGCTGGTCTCCACCCGGCACGCGGTACGCGCGCTCGCCCCCGTCTGGGAGGAAGCGGTACGCACGCTCGGCGGCGGCCGGATGCGGATCCTCGCCTCGGTCGTCCTGCCCGGCGCGCTGCCCGGCATCTTCGGCGGCCTGTCGGTCGGCATCGGCGTGTCGTGGATCTGCGTCATCTCCGCCGAGATGATCTCCGGCCAGTACGGCGTGGGCTACCGCACCTGGCAGGACTACACGGTGGTGAACTACCCAGGCGTCTTCGTCGGCATGGTCACGATCGGGGTCCTCGGCTGGGTCACCTCCACGGCCGTCGAACTCCTCGGCCGACGTCTGACCCGCTGGCTCCCCCGCACCTCGTACGTCCCCGGCGGACGCGCCCGCGCGCCCCGGCCGGCCACCGTCGAACCCGCCTCCCACGGCAAACCCCAGTACCAGGCCAAAACCGAGCACGAGCGCCAGAACGACGCCGAGGAGGCCCACGATGAGCACCTCGTCTGA
- the nuoN gene encoding NADH-quinone oxidoreductase subunit NuoN codes for MSAVAVHSLWTTAADPIAKIGAPKIEYGQLSPTLIVVGAALVGVLVEAFVPRKSRYYAQLFVSAVSLCAAFAAVIALAADGYGTTKAHIAAMGAIAVDGPSLFLQGTILLTGLVALFTFAERRLDPETHGNRVDSFAAQAAAVPGGDSEKAAVKAGFTTTEVFPLLLFAVAGMLVFPSANDLLTLFVALEVFSLPLYLLCALARRKRLMSQEAAVKYFLLGAFASAFTLFGIALLYGYSGSVTYARIAQVVDGTVTNVDPALANTMGNDALLLIGAAMIVMGLLFKVAAVPFHMWTPDVYQGAPTPVTGFMAAATKVAAFGALLRLLYVVLPGMRWDWRPVMWAVAIITMLGGAIVAITQTDIKRLLAYSSVAHAGFILAGVIATTKDGVSSVLFYLAAYSFVTVGAFAVVTLVRDAGGEATHLSKWAGLGRRSPLVAAVFAVFLLAFAGIPLTSGFAGKFAVFKAAAGGGAVPLVVIGVISSAIAAFFYIRVIVLMFFSEPKADGPTVAVPSPLTMAAIGVGVAVTVVLGVAPQYFLDLANQAGVFVR; via the coding sequence GTGAGCGCAGTTGCCGTCCACAGCCTGTGGACAACAGCGGCCGACCCGATCGCGAAGATCGGCGCGCCGAAGATCGAATACGGTCAGTTGTCGCCGACCCTGATCGTCGTCGGCGCGGCGCTGGTCGGCGTGCTGGTCGAGGCGTTCGTCCCGCGCAAGTCCCGCTACTACGCCCAGCTGTTCGTGTCCGCCGTCTCCCTGTGCGCGGCGTTCGCGGCGGTGATCGCGCTGGCCGCCGACGGATACGGCACCACGAAGGCGCACATCGCGGCCATGGGCGCGATCGCGGTCGACGGCCCGTCGCTGTTCCTGCAGGGCACGATTCTGCTGACCGGTCTCGTCGCCCTGTTCACCTTCGCGGAGCGGCGCCTGGACCCGGAGACGCACGGCAACCGGGTCGACTCCTTCGCCGCACAGGCCGCAGCCGTCCCCGGCGGCGACAGCGAGAAGGCCGCCGTGAAGGCCGGGTTCACCACGACAGAGGTGTTCCCGCTGCTGCTGTTCGCGGTCGCCGGCATGCTGGTGTTCCCCTCGGCCAACGACCTGCTGACACTGTTCGTGGCCCTGGAGGTGTTCTCGCTCCCGCTGTACCTGCTGTGCGCGCTGGCCCGCCGCAAGCGGCTCATGTCGCAGGAGGCCGCGGTCAAGTACTTCCTGCTGGGCGCGTTCGCCTCGGCGTTCACCCTCTTCGGCATCGCGCTCCTGTACGGCTACTCGGGTTCGGTGACGTACGCGCGCATCGCGCAGGTCGTCGACGGCACGGTCACCAACGTCGATCCGGCGCTGGCCAACACCATGGGCAACGACGCGCTGCTGCTGATCGGCGCCGCCATGATCGTGATGGGCCTGCTGTTCAAGGTGGCCGCGGTCCCGTTCCACATGTGGACGCCCGACGTCTACCAGGGCGCTCCGACCCCCGTGACCGGCTTCATGGCAGCGGCGACGAAGGTCGCGGCGTTCGGCGCGCTGCTGCGGCTGCTCTACGTCGTCCTGCCCGGGATGCGCTGGGACTGGCGGCCGGTGATGTGGGCGGTGGCGATCATCACCATGCTGGGCGGCGCGATCGTCGCCATCACGCAGACCGACATCAAGCGGCTGCTGGCGTACTCGTCGGTCGCCCACGCGGGATTCATCCTCGCGGGTGTCATCGCGACCACGAAGGACGGCGTGTCGTCCGTGCTGTTCTACCTGGCGGCGTACTCGTTCGTGACGGTCGGCGCGTTCGCCGTGGTCACGCTGGTCCGCGACGCTGGCGGCGAGGCGACCCACCTGTCCAAGTGGGCGGGGCTCGGCCGCCGTTCCCCGCTGGTCGCGGCGGTGTTCGCGGTGTTCCTGCTGGCCTTCGCCGGTATTCCGCTGACCTCCGGTTTCGCCGGGAAGTTCGCCGTCTTCAAGGCGGCCGCGGGCGGCGGTGCCGTCCCGCTGGTCGTCATCGGTGTGATCTCCTCGGCGATCGCCGCGTTCTTCTACATCCGCGTCATCGTGCTGATGTTCTTCAGCGAACCGAAGGCCGACGGCCCGACCGTGGCCGTTCCGTCGCCGCTGACCATGGCGGCGATCGGCGTGGGCGTGGCCGTCACCGTGGTGCTCGGCGTCGCGCCGCAGTACTTCCTGGACCTGGCCAACCAGGCGGGCGTGTTCGTGCGCTGA
- a CDS encoding NADH-quinone oxidoreductase subunit M, whose amino-acid sequence MSFPLLTVTAALPAVGAVATAAVPAARRTAAKWLALLVSLATLALAIVVLVRFDPGGARYQLTESHAWISDFGVRYELGVDGIGAVLVALTALLIPFIILAGWHDADPEETGNRRWRPTQGYFALILAVEAMVVISFEATDVFLFYVFFEAMLIPMYFLIGGFGDRAHGSYRYAATAARGDETAATQRSYAAVKFLLYNLVGGLIMLAAVIGLYVVAGSFSLQDIAQARASGSLHMATSTERWLFLGFFFAFAVKAPLWPLHTWLPNAMQESTAPVAVLITAVVDKVGTFAMLRFCLQLFPGASKWATPVILVLAVISIIYGALLAVGQRDIKRLIAYASISHFGFIIMGIFAMTSQGQSGATLYMVNHGISTAALLLVVGFLISRRGSRLIADYGGVQKVAPVLAGTFLIGGLATLSLPGLAPFVSEFLVLVGTFTRYPVIGIIATFAIVLAALYVLVLYQRTMTGPVKPAVSGMSDLRARELVVVTPLIVLLVFLGVYPKPVTDIVNPAVKHTMSDVHKKDPKPAVEAAK is encoded by the coding sequence ATGTCCTTTCCTCTGCTGACAGTGACGGCGGCGCTCCCGGCCGTCGGGGCGGTCGCCACGGCGGCCGTACCGGCCGCGCGGCGCACCGCCGCCAAATGGCTGGCCCTGCTGGTGTCGCTTGCCACGCTCGCCCTGGCGATCGTCGTCCTGGTCCGCTTCGACCCGGGCGGCGCCCGCTACCAGCTCACCGAGTCGCACGCCTGGATCAGCGACTTCGGTGTGCGCTACGAACTGGGCGTCGACGGCATCGGGGCGGTACTGGTCGCGCTGACCGCGCTGCTGATCCCGTTCATCATCCTGGCCGGCTGGCACGACGCTGACCCTGAGGAGACCGGAAACAGGCGTTGGCGGCCGACACAGGGCTACTTCGCACTCATTCTTGCCGTCGAGGCGATGGTGGTCATCTCCTTCGAGGCCACCGACGTCTTCCTCTTCTACGTCTTCTTCGAAGCCATGCTCATCCCGATGTACTTCCTCATCGGCGGCTTCGGCGACCGTGCCCACGGCTCGTATCGATATGCCGCTACCGCGGCGCGGGGCGACGAGACGGCCGCCACGCAGCGGTCGTACGCAGCCGTGAAGTTCCTGCTGTACAACCTGGTCGGCGGCCTGATCATGCTGGCCGCCGTGATCGGCCTCTACGTGGTCGCCGGAAGCTTCAGCCTCCAGGACATCGCGCAGGCACGCGCGAGTGGCTCGCTGCACATGGCGACGAGCACCGAACGCTGGCTTTTCCTCGGCTTCTTCTTCGCCTTCGCGGTGAAGGCGCCCCTGTGGCCGCTGCACACCTGGCTGCCCAACGCCATGCAGGAGTCCACCGCCCCGGTCGCCGTCCTGATCACCGCGGTCGTCGACAAGGTGGGCACGTTCGCGATGCTCCGCTTCTGTCTGCAGCTGTTCCCCGGGGCCAGCAAGTGGGCGACGCCCGTCATCCTGGTCCTGGCCGTCATCAGCATCATCTACGGCGCGCTGCTCGCCGTCGGCCAGCGGGACATCAAGCGCCTGATCGCCTACGCGTCGATCTCGCACTTCGGCTTCATCATCATGGGCATCTTCGCGATGACCAGCCAGGGCCAGTCGGGTGCCACGCTCTACATGGTCAACCACGGCATCTCCACCGCCGCGCTGCTGCTGGTCGTCGGCTTCCTGATCTCCCGGCGCGGCTCGCGGCTCATCGCCGACTACGGCGGTGTGCAGAAGGTCGCCCCGGTACTCGCCGGCACCTTCCTGATCGGCGGCCTGGCGACCCTCTCGCTGCCGGGACTGGCGCCGTTCGTCAGTGAGTTCCTCGTCCTGGTCGGCACGTTCACGCGTTACCCGGTCATCGGCATCATCGCCACCTTCGCCATCGTGCTCGCCGCGCTCTACGTCCTCGTCCTGTACCAGCGGACGATGACCGGACCGGTGAAGCCGGCGGTCTCGGGGATGTCCGACCTCCGCGCGCGTGAGCTGGTGGTCGTCACCCCGCTGATCGTGCTGCTGGTCTTCCTGGGCGTCTACCCGAAGCCGGTCACGGACATCGTCAACCCGGCGGTCAAGCACACCATGTCCGACGTACACAAGAAGGATCCCAAGCCCGCGGTGGAGGCGGCCAAGTGA
- a CDS encoding ABC transporter ATP-binding protein has product MSTSSETVTAAPATPLPDAGRGTRLTLRATVLGRPGAPVLRDVDLDIAPGEILTVVGPSGCGKSTLLRTLAGLLSPLAGAVEQDGTALTGPSADRALVFQDDTLLPWRSLRANVELPLAIKGVARSDRRTEAESWLARVGLSAQARQVPHRVSGGQRQRAQLARALAGSPRAVLMDEPFGALDAQTRAGMQDLLVDVLRGTGATVVFVTHDVDEALFLGDRVALLGSGRLSAVHDVPRPRERGALDDPARSALRRFVLSSLGT; this is encoded by the coding sequence ATGAGCACCTCGTCTGAGACCGTCACCGCCGCCCCGGCCACACCCCTGCCGGACGCCGGACGCGGCACGCGGCTCACCCTCCGCGCCACCGTCCTCGGCCGGCCGGGCGCCCCCGTCCTGCGGGACGTCGACCTGGACATCGCGCCCGGGGAGATCCTCACCGTCGTCGGCCCCTCCGGCTGCGGCAAGTCCACGCTGCTGCGCACACTCGCCGGACTGCTCTCCCCGCTGGCCGGTGCGGTCGAGCAGGACGGCACCGCACTGACCGGCCCGTCCGCCGACCGGGCGCTGGTGTTCCAGGACGACACGCTGCTGCCCTGGCGCTCGCTGCGCGCCAACGTCGAACTGCCCCTCGCCATCAAGGGAGTGGCACGCTCGGACCGCCGTACCGAAGCCGAGTCCTGGCTGGCCCGGGTCGGGCTGTCCGCACAGGCCCGGCAGGTACCGCACCGCGTTTCGGGCGGGCAGCGCCAGCGCGCGCAACTGGCCCGCGCGCTGGCCGGCAGCCCCCGGGCGGTCCTCATGGACGAACCGTTCGGCGCGCTCGACGCCCAGACCCGGGCCGGCATGCAGGACCTGCTGGTCGACGTGTTGCGGGGCACCGGCGCCACCGTCGTCTTCGTCACCCACGACGTCGACGAAGCCCTCTTCCTCGGCGACCGGGTGGCGCTCCTCGGCTCCGGCCGGCTGTCCGCCGTACACGACGTTCCCCGCCCGCGCGAGCGCGGCGCCCTCGACGACCCGGCCCGCTCGGCCCTGCGCCGCTTCGTCCTCTCCTCGCTCGGCACCTGA
- a CDS encoding fumarate reductase/succinate dehydrogenase flavoprotein subunit: MATHANAPARTPLEIPAVSDADELVCDVLVIGGGTAGTMAALTAAERGADVLLLEKAHIRHSGALAMGMDGVNNAVVPGRADPDDYVAEITRANDGIVDQSTVRQTATRGFAMVQRLESYGVKFEKDEHGAYAVRQVHRSGSYVLPMPEGKDVKKVLYRQLRRREMRARIRLENRVMPVRVLTSPDDGRAVGAVGFHTRTGAFVTVRAGAVVLATGACGRLGLPASGYLYGTYENPTNAGDGYAMAYHAGAELTGIECFQINPLIKDYNGPACAYVANPFGGYQVNRHGERFVDSDYWSGQMMAEFAAAVAGDRGPVYLKLSHLPEESVSALESILHSTERPTRGTFHAGRGHDYRTHDIEMHISEIGLCGGHSASGVRVDAHARTTVPRLYAAGDLACVPHNYMIGAFVFGDLAGANASQYTAYQGELPADQVREAHELIYRPLRHPDGPPQPQVEYKLRRFVNDYVAPPKSGARLSLAVEAFERMRADIATMGARTPHELMRCAEVTFIRDCADMAARASLARTESRWGLYHDRVDHPRRDDASWFHHLDLHKSPSGVMEFTARPVAPYLVPVEGFTPVGGPSRRLGEVRPEDVATAGPRDTAPVAVGPTSSRAAVLAGEGTVNSASPRLLELLELAEQEPDLASLRPYLADSEPAVRRTAVSVLTETVPTGSGLALAGALADPDAEVRAAAAASLRELVETLPPDPALGDALTRALTEPDPVVRAAAVDVLRALRLGDADVFAVLLDDPDITVRVEAVRALVSVDAVAPLTGAADDPSREVRVTVAKALAVVGSAPGSGPDRTLLSRALDRLTEDADPLVRGAALEAMASTGCPEPLATRAVAALADPAWQVRSGAATALSAASPETAVPALAKALGDPNADVRKAAVLALTRHRTTAEARAALATATSDSDADVRAYAARGW; the protein is encoded by the coding sequence GTGGCCACCCACGCGAACGCCCCCGCGCGAACCCCCCTGGAGATTCCCGCCGTCAGCGACGCCGACGAGCTGGTCTGCGACGTCCTCGTCATCGGCGGCGGAACCGCCGGCACCATGGCGGCCCTCACCGCCGCCGAGCGGGGTGCGGACGTCCTCCTCCTGGAGAAGGCCCACATCCGCCACTCCGGGGCGCTCGCCATGGGCATGGACGGCGTCAACAACGCGGTCGTCCCCGGCCGCGCCGACCCCGACGACTACGTCGCCGAGATCACCCGCGCCAACGACGGGATCGTCGACCAGTCCACCGTCCGCCAGACGGCCACCCGCGGGTTCGCGATGGTCCAGCGACTGGAGTCGTACGGGGTCAAGTTCGAGAAGGACGAGCATGGCGCGTACGCGGTCCGCCAGGTGCATCGCTCCGGCTCGTACGTACTGCCGATGCCGGAAGGCAAGGATGTCAAGAAGGTCCTGTACCGGCAGTTGCGGCGTCGTGAGATGCGGGCGCGGATTCGTCTGGAGAACCGGGTGATGCCGGTGCGCGTGCTGACGTCGCCGGACGACGGGCGGGCTGTCGGCGCCGTCGGGTTCCACACCCGCACCGGTGCCTTCGTCACCGTCCGCGCGGGGGCGGTCGTCCTCGCCACCGGCGCCTGCGGCCGCCTCGGACTGCCCGCCTCCGGCTACCTCTACGGCACCTACGAGAACCCCACCAACGCCGGCGACGGATACGCCATGGCCTACCACGCCGGCGCCGAACTGACCGGTATCGAGTGCTTCCAGATCAACCCGCTGATCAAGGACTACAACGGGCCCGCCTGCGCCTACGTCGCGAACCCCTTCGGCGGCTACCAGGTCAACCGGCACGGCGAGCGCTTCGTCGACTCCGACTACTGGTCCGGACAGATGATGGCCGAGTTCGCCGCCGCGGTCGCCGGCGACCGCGGGCCGGTGTACCTCAAGCTCAGCCATCTGCCCGAGGAGTCGGTCTCCGCCCTCGAGTCGATCCTGCACTCCACCGAGCGGCCCACCCGCGGCACCTTCCACGCCGGCCGCGGGCACGACTACCGCACCCACGACATCGAGATGCACATCTCCGAGATCGGCCTGTGCGGCGGCCACTCCGCCTCCGGCGTCCGCGTCGACGCACACGCCCGTACGACGGTCCCCCGCCTCTACGCCGCCGGGGACCTCGCCTGCGTCCCGCACAACTACATGATCGGCGCCTTCGTCTTCGGTGACCTCGCGGGCGCCAACGCCTCCCAGTACACGGCGTACCAGGGGGAGCTTCCCGCGGACCAGGTGCGTGAGGCGCACGAGTTGATCTACCGCCCGCTGCGCCATCCTGACGGTCCGCCGCAGCCCCAGGTCGAGTACAAACTGCGCCGCTTCGTGAACGACTACGTGGCACCGCCCAAGTCCGGGGCCCGGCTCTCCCTCGCCGTGGAGGCCTTCGAACGGATGCGCGCCGACATCGCCACGATGGGTGCCCGCACCCCGCACGAGCTGATGCGCTGCGCCGAGGTCACCTTCATCCGCGACTGCGCGGACATGGCCGCGCGTGCCTCCCTGGCCCGCACGGAGTCCCGCTGGGGCCTCTACCACGACCGCGTCGACCATCCCCGGCGCGACGACGCCTCCTGGTTCCACCATCTCGACCTGCACAAGTCCCCCTCTGGTGTCATGGAGTTCACGGCCCGCCCCGTGGCTCCCTATCTGGTCCCTGTCGAAGGGTTCACGCCGGTCGGCGGCCCTTCCCGCCGGCTGGGCGAGGTCCGTCCCGAGGACGTGGCCACGGCCGGCCCGCGCGACACAGCCCCGGTCGCGGTGGGACCGACGTCCTCCCGCGCGGCAGTGCTCGCCGGCGAGGGCACCGTGAACAGTGCCTCGCCCCGGCTGCTGGAGCTGCTGGAGCTGGCCGAGCAGGAGCCGGATCTGGCTTCCCTCCGGCCCTACTTGGCCGACTCCGAGCCCGCGGTCCGTCGTACAGCCGTCTCCGTCCTCACCGAGACCGTGCCGACGGGCAGCGGTCTGGCCCTGGCGGGCGCCCTCGCCGATCCCGACGCCGAGGTCCGCGCCGCCGCCGCGGCCTCACTGCGCGAACTCGTCGAGACCCTGCCGCCCGACCCCGCCCTCGGTGACGCCCTCACCCGCGCGCTCACCGAACCCGACCCCGTGGTCCGCGCCGCCGCCGTCGACGTCCTGCGCGCCCTGCGGCTGGGTGACGCCGATGTGTTCGCCGTGCTGCTGGACGACCCCGACATCACCGTCCGCGTCGAGGCCGTACGTGCGCTCGTGTCGGTCGACGCCGTCGCACCGCTGACGGGCGCTGCGGACGATCCCTCCCGGGAGGTCCGCGTCACAGTGGCCAAGGCCCTGGCGGTGGTCGGTTCGGCGCCCGGGAGCGGGCCGGACAGGACACTGCTCAGCCGCGCCCTGGACCGGCTCACCGAGGACGCCGACCCGCTGGTGCGGGGTGCCGCGCTGGAGGCGATGGCCTCCACCGGCTGCCCGGAGCCTCTCGCCACCCGCGCCGTGGCGGCCCTGGCCGACCCGGCCTGGCAGGTGCGGTCGGGCGCCGCCACCGCCCTGTCGGCCGCGTCCCCCGAGACGGCGGTACCGGCCCTCGCCAAGGCCCTCGGCGACCCGAACGCCGATGTCCGCAAGGCGGCGGTCCTGGCCCTGACCCGGCATCGCACCACCGCCGAGGCCCGTGCGGCCCTCGCGACAGCCACCTCCGACTCGGACGCGGACGTCAGGGCGTACGCGGCACGGGGCTGGTGA
- the recQ gene encoding DNA helicase RecQ, whose protein sequence is MPGATGLPDAAESEALATLHRVFGYEAFRGEQQAVIEHVVAGGDALVLMPTGGGKSLCYQIPALVRPGTGVVVSPLIALMQDQVDALRALGVRAGFMNSTQDFDERRMVEAEFLAGELDLLYLAPERLRLDATLDLLSRGKISVFAIDEAHCVSQWGHDFRPDYLALSLLGERWPDVPRIALTATATRATHEEITQRLGLPSARHFVASFDRPNIQYRIVPKADPKKQLLSFLREEHAGDAGIVYCLSRNSVERTAEFLTANGIEAVPYHAGLDAGTRAAHQSRFLREDGLVVVATIAFGMGIDKPDVRFVAHTDLPKSIEGYYQETGRAGRDGLPSTAWMAYGLNDVIQQRKLIQSGEGDEAFRRRATAHLDAMLALCETAQCRRGQLLAYFGQEPDPAGCGNCDTCLTPPETWDGTVAAQKILSTVVRLQRERGQKFGALQIVDILLGKRTAKVIQFDHDQLSVFGIGSDLGEGEWRGAVRQLLAQGLLAVEGDYGTLVLTETSGSVLRAEREVLLRKEPKKPSGSRSGGSSGSSGRGAGKARAVAAELSAELLPAFEALRAWRAEQAREQGVPAYVIFHDATLREIVTRWPASVRELGTVGGVGEKKLATYGEGVLAVLAALNESGAAAGASPEPARSAEADDWPEPADEPEPDDWI, encoded by the coding sequence ATGCCAGGGGCGACAGGACTGCCGGACGCGGCCGAGAGCGAGGCGCTGGCCACGCTGCACCGGGTCTTCGGATACGAGGCCTTCCGCGGCGAGCAGCAAGCCGTCATCGAGCATGTGGTCGCGGGCGGAGACGCCCTTGTCCTCATGCCGACCGGCGGCGGCAAGTCGCTCTGCTACCAGATCCCGGCCCTGGTCAGACCCGGCACAGGTGTCGTGGTCTCACCGCTGATCGCGCTGATGCAGGACCAGGTGGACGCCCTGCGGGCGCTCGGCGTGCGGGCCGGGTTCATGAACTCCACGCAGGACTTCGACGAGCGGCGCATGGTCGAGGCGGAGTTCCTGGCAGGCGAACTGGACCTGCTGTACCTGGCTCCGGAGCGGCTGCGCCTGGACGCCACGCTCGACCTGCTCTCGCGCGGCAAGATCTCCGTCTTCGCCATCGACGAGGCGCACTGCGTGTCCCAGTGGGGCCACGACTTCCGTCCCGACTACCTCGCCCTGTCCCTCCTCGGCGAACGCTGGCCGGACGTCCCCCGGATCGCGCTCACGGCGACAGCCACCCGAGCCACCCACGAGGAGATCACCCAGCGGCTGGGCCTGCCCTCGGCCCGTCACTTCGTGGCCAGCTTCGACCGGCCCAACATCCAGTACCGGATCGTGCCCAAGGCCGACCCCAAGAAGCAGCTGCTGTCGTTCCTCCGGGAGGAGCACGCGGGCGACGCCGGCATCGTGTACTGCCTCTCCCGCAACTCCGTGGAGCGCACCGCCGAGTTCCTGACCGCCAACGGCATCGAGGCGGTGCCGTACCACGCGGGCCTGGACGCCGGCACGCGCGCCGCGCACCAGTCCCGGTTCCTGCGGGAGGACGGCCTGGTCGTGGTGGCGACCATCGCCTTCGGCATGGGCATCGACAAGCCGGACGTCCGCTTCGTCGCCCACACGGACCTGCCCAAGTCCATCGAGGGCTACTACCAGGAGACGGGCCGCGCCGGCCGGGACGGCCTGCCCTCCACGGCCTGGATGGCGTACGGGCTGAACGACGTCATACAGCAGCGCAAGCTGATCCAGTCCGGCGAGGGCGACGAGGCGTTCCGCCGCCGGGCCACGGCCCACCTGGACGCCATGCTCGCGCTGTGCGAGACCGCCCAGTGCCGCCGCGGCCAGCTGCTGGCCTACTTCGGCCAGGAGCCGGACCCGGCGGGCTGCGGCAACTGCGACACCTGCCTCACCCCGCCGGAGACCTGGGACGGCACCGTCGCCGCGCAGAAGATCCTCTCGACGGTCGTCCGGCTCCAGCGGGAGCGCGGGCAGAAGTTCGGAGCCCTGCAGATCGTCGACATCCTGCTCGGCAAGCGCACCGCCAAGGTGATCCAGTTCGACCACGACCAGCTGTCCGTCTTCGGCATCGGCAGCGACCTCGGCGAGGGCGAATGGCGCGGCGCCGTCCGCCAGCTCCTGGCCCAGGGGCTCCTCGCGGTGGAAGGTGACTACGGCACGCTGGTCCTCACCGAGACCAGCGGTTCGGTGCTGCGCGCCGAGCGTGAGGTACTGCTGCGCAAGGAGCCCAAGAAGCCGTCGGGCTCCCGGTCGGGCGGCTCGTCCGGTTCCTCCGGGCGGGGCGCGGGCAAGGCCCGGGCCGTCGCGGCCGAGCTGTCCGCCGAGTTGCTCCCCGCCTTCGAGGCGCTGCGCGCCTGGCGCGCCGAGCAGGCACGCGAACAGGGCGTCCCGGCGTATGTCATCTTCCACGACGCCACCCTGCGGGAGATCGTCACCCGGTGGCCGGCTTCGGTGCGGGAGCTGGGCACGGTCGGTGGCGTCGGCGAGAAGAAACTCGCGACCTACGGCGAGGGAGTGCTGGCGGTGCTGGCCGCCCTGAACGAGTCCGGTGCGGCAGCCGGGGCGTCCCCGGAGCCGGCCCGGTCGGCCGAGGCGGACGACTGGCCCGAGCCGGCGGACGAGCCGGAACCCGACGACTGGATATAG